The following nucleotide sequence is from Deltaproteobacteria bacterium.
TCGGATCAAGATGCTACGCGCCGCCTACGCGCAAGCGATCAAAGACCCGGAGCTGGTTGCCGAAGCAAAGAAGTCGCGCATGGATATGGATCCATCCTCGGGTGAAGATTTGCAAAAGTTGCTAAACGAGCTCTTGGATCAGCCCAAGGAAGTTGTCGAGCGGGCGAAAAAAGTTTTGACAGAGTAAAGACGAAATATGAGGGATGAAAGCGGAAAGATGAATTGGGGTCCTGCCCTGGAGGGAAACGATCGATGAAACGAAATTTCACAATTCAGAATTCCGCTTTCATACTTCTGGTGCTTGTAGCAGCCTTGTCCCCCGCCAAATCCTTTGCCCAAGCGCCCAACTTCCAGGGCAAGACGATGACCATCGTCGTCGGTACAGTGGCCGGCGATCTCTACGATCTTTATGCGCGGGCGATCGCACTTTTTATGGGCAGATACCTGCCCGGCAATCCCAACATCATCGTGCAGAACATGCCCGGTGCCGGCCACATGATCGCGGCCAATCATATCTACAACGTCGCCAAGCCAGACGGTTTGACCATGGGTGCGATCAACGCCGGGCTTTATTTCGAGCAGTTGATCGGGCGATCCGAAGTGAAGTTTGACTGGACCAAATACAACTGGATTGGCAACGCGACCAAGTCGCCGCAGGTGCTCTACATGCGCGCCGACGCGCCATTCAAAATCATCGAAGACGTGCGCAACGCCAAAGAGCCGCCCAAATGCGGCACCACCGGCTTGAGCAACATGGGCTACTTCGTGCCCAAGCTTCTAGAAGAGACCATCGGCGCCAAGTTCAACGTGATCGCCGGCTACCAAGGCGGCAATGAGATCGATCTCGGCGTCGAGCGCGGCGAAATCGTCTGCCGCTCGCTCAGCACGGAAGCCTATTTCTCGCGCGAGCCATTTCACACCTGGCGCAAAAATGGTTTTTCCCGCGAGCTGGTTCAAGGCGGCAAAGTCAGACTGGAGAAGCTCGCCAGCGTGCCGACGGTGTACGAGCTGATGGACAAGTACAAAACCAATGAAACTGGCCGCCGGCTGGCCACGGCGTTGTTGGCGTCGGGCGAGTTTCATCGGCCCTACATGGCGCCGCCAAAGATGCGCCCGGAAGTGGTCAAGACGTTACGCGATGCTTTCACCAAGACCATGAAAGATCCGGATTTCCTCGCCGAGACCAAGAAGAAACGTTTGGACATGGATCCGACGACGGGAGAAGAGGTGCAAGCGTTGGCGACCGACGTGATGTCGCAGCCGAAAGATGTGATCGAGAAGCTTAAGAAAATGATGGGGAAGTGATAGTTGAGCTAAGACGCTTTCGCAATGGCTTGTCGAACTGCTGGTGGCAAGTCGACGAAAACAAAATAAGAAGCCGGGTAAAGATAGTCTTCGCCTTCGTTATCGATTACACGCAGGCACCGTGATTTAGCGGCTTGCTCATCGGGCAAAACTTCGTAAATCCTGCGCGGTGTCAGCAAGTCCGCGTCGTCGGAGCGGACGCACACTGCCAATTGTTTCTTCCGCTTGGGTTTTGTTGCCATACGGGCAAAACCGGTAGTATCCTTACGCCGAACCCAGTGGCGATAACTTCAATGTCAGTGATATCACCGACGATCGTGAAGTTCATAGAACTCTAAGCTCTTCACAATGTAAGCCCTCGATTCAATCGATTCAACTCACGGTTTAATATCCTGCATAAACCACTCACTCGGTATCTCGTGCCCCAAGCCTTTGTCCTTAGCTGCTTGGTAAGCACAACAGCCCATGGCGGCGAACTGCACGCCGGTGCCGACGTTGTTTAAAAAGAAACTGATTTGTTTATCGTTGACGCGGCTCGGCACTTTGCCGGCGATGAAGTCGCAAATTTCCGGATACTTCGACCAATCGCGCGGTTTTTCCCGGCGCACGCCGGGCATGTCGTCGTTGATTCCGGGCGGTTGATAGTGCTGGATGCCGCCGAAGTTGGTGTGGATTGCGATCGGATCGCACCTGTCCAAGACGGCGAGATCGGTTTCGAACTCACGGATCGAGTTGTAATGCATGCCCGGCTCGAGCCATTCGAGCTTGACGACGGGCCGCGATGAGTTGGTCGCGCTGCAAATAACGTCGACACCGCGCGTGGCTTCTTCGGCGCTTGCGACCGGTTCGCCGGCGACGCCGGTTTCTTTGGCCATTTCTTCGACGAAAGCCTTGCGATGCTCCGGGTTCGGGCTCCAGACTTTGACTTTTTTGATCGGCATGACGGCGGTCATGAAACGATAGTGCGCTTTGGCTTGGCCGCCGGAGCCGATGAGCCCCAACGTCTGTGAATTTTTGCGCGCCATGACTTTCATGCCGAGGGCGCTGGTGACACCAACGCGGGTT
It contains:
- a CDS encoding ornithine cyclodeaminase family protein; translation: MTLILSNDDVQKGLNIKDCLAIMEESYREQANSRAVNRPTSHSYLAHSLANATYSFKSVDGGVEKYGVLALRVTSDVVQEQEKFGSVRLEKLPLAGKGLFVGLVQLFSSETGELLAVMPDGLIQQTRVGVTSALGMKVMARKNSQTLGLIGSGGQAKAHYRFMTAVMPIKKVKVWSPNPEHRKAFVEEMAKETGVAGEPVASAEEATRGVDVICSATNSSRPVVKLEWLEPGMHYNSIREFETDLAVLDRCDPIAIHTNFGGIQHYQPPGINDDMPGVRREKPRDWSKYPEICDFIAGKVPSRVNDKQISFFLNNVGTGVQFAAMGCCAYQAAKDKGLGHEIPSEWFMQDIKP